A window of Castanea sativa cultivar Marrone di Chiusa Pesio chromosome 1, ASM4071231v1 contains these coding sequences:
- the LOC142636643 gene encoding protein S-acyltransferase 21, translating to MARRHGWELPAHTFQVVAITVFFLLSVAYYAFFAPFLGKYIIYEYVALGVYSVLALSVFILYVRCTGIDPADPGILLGGNASSVEEPSKVGLKDGGNYNRHGSSCCSKLGGFFCGFLVREDCYKDDLLQQSGDEDALFCTLCNAEVRKFSKHCRSCDKCVDGFDHHCRWLNNCVGRKNYITFVCLMAMSLLWLLVECGVGIAVFVRCFVDKKGIENQISEKLGDGFSRPPFAIVVALCTAVSFLATVPLGELFFFHVILIRKGITTYEYVVAMRTQSEPPGPSLDGGDQQSLASSPTSSAVTALSGKSSLGMGLQYKGVWCTPPRIFMEHQDEIIPHLEPGRLPSTVDPDAVQSSDMGKKLGQRPVPVRISPWKLAKLDSNEAIKAAAKARASSSVLRPVSSRPHPYNADVLSSSNVSGRSSPTCTDQGFHNRNARTGTSKLSPTKSSYPPSHASKEDTETCHHSISNLSSPQLSNIPPSPMEQQVSNREHLNPIYQSSADQSPRSTTQSEQIETVVHENLARNPVRNISLGLTENMGSSVFWDQEAGRYVSSSSRGLGTELLYTGPSIFFGGPVVNELATSGTRNSSSAGAGLNRGSATSYQQGRSQRGGQLPVFVPSNSQQNQFSSRFPRPSH from the exons atgGCTCGGCGTCATGGATGGGAACTACCGGCACACACGTTTCAG GTTGTGGCTATAACAGTTTTTTTCTTGCTCTCTGTTGCATATTATGCCTTTTTTGCCCCCTTTCTTGGAAAGTACATCATCTATGAATATGTGGCACTGGGTGTTTATTCTGTCTTG GCACTCTCTGTATTTATTCTTTATGTTCGATGCACTGGTATTGATCCTGCTGATCCAGGAATTCTGCTTGGAG GGAATGCATCTTCTGTTGAAGAACCCAGCAAGGTAGGATTAAAGGACGGAGGAAACTATAATAGGCATGGCTCGAGTTGTTGTTCAAAACTTGGAGGTTTCTTTTGTGGTTTTCTTGTAAGAGAAGATTGCTACAAAGATGATCTTCTACAACAATCCGGAGATGAGGATGCTTTATTCTGCACATTGTGCAATGCTGAG gttcgCAAGTTCAGCAAACATTGTAGGAGTTGCGACAAATGTGTCGATGGATTTGATCATCATTGTCGG TGGTTGAATAACTGTGTGGGGAGGAAAAATTATATCACATTTGTGTGCCTCATGGCAATGAGCCTTCTTTGG CTTCTTGTTGAATGTGGGGTTGGCATTGCTGTATTTGTCCGATGCTTTGTTGATAAAAAGGGGATAGAGAATCAGATATCTGAAAAACTTGGAGATGGATTTTCCCGGCCCCCCTTTGCTATTGTGGTG GCCTTATGCACGGCAGTTTCTTTTCTAGCCACTGTGCCCTTGGGAGAACTATTCTTTTTCCATGTGATTCTGATCCGAAAG GGTATTACAACATATGAGTATGTTGTTGCCATGAGAACACAAAGTGAACCGCCTGGACCGTCTTTAGATGGTGGTGATCAACAAAGTCTGGCATCATCGCCGACTAGTTCTGCTGTGACTGCCTTAAGTGGAAAAAGCTCTCTTGGAATGGGCTTGCAATATAAAGGTGTTTGGTGTACTCCTCCCAGAATCTTCATGGAGCACCAG GATGAAATTATACCACATCTGGAGCCAGGACGCCTACCATCCACAGTGGATCCAGATGCAGTTCAGTCATCTGACATGGGGAAAAAATTAGGCCAGCGTCCAGTCCCAGTCCGAATCAGTCCATGGAAACTTgctaaattggattctaatgAGGCAATTAAAGCGGCTGCAAAAGCTAGAGCATCATCATCTGTGCTTCGTCCAGTCAGTTCTCGACCTCATCCATACAATGCTGATGTTTTATCCAGTAGCAATGTGAGTGGACGAAGCAGTCCAACCTGTACTGATCAAGGGTTTCACAATAGAAATGCTAGAACTGGGACATCAAAATTATCTCCTACCAAGAGCTCATATCCACCCAGTCACGCCAGCAAGGAAGATACTGAAACATGCCATCATAGTATCAGTAACCTTAGCAGTCCTCAACTTTCCAACATTCCACCTTCACCGATGGAACAGCAGGTTTCAAACAGAGAGCATTTGAATCCCATTTATCAATCATCAGCAGATCAATCTCCTCGGTCAACAACACAAAGTGAACAGATTGAAACTGTAGTTCATGAGAATTTGGCGCGAAACCCTGTGAGAAATATCAGCTTGGGTCTTACTGAAAACATGGGATCTTCAGTCTTTTGGGATCAAGAAGCTGGGCGTTATGTTTCCTCATCTTCCAGAGGTCTTGGAACAGAGCTATTATACACAGGTCCATCCATATTTTTTGGCGGTCCTGTTGTGAATGAACTTGCGACCAGCGGGACAAGAAATAGCAGCTCAGCGGGTGCTGGTCTAAATAGAGGTTCCGCAACAAGTTATCAGCAGGGTAGATCACAGAGGGGTGGCCAGCTTCCTGTATTTGTTCCAAGTAATTCCCAACAAAACCAGTTCTCATCTAGATTTCCTAGGCCAAGCCACTGA